The region AGCCAAAAATCTAACCTTTAGGAGCTTTAGCACCCGGCGGCGCTGCTTGCGTGTCACGGAGGGGCTGGTGAGGACGGCATCGAGCACGTGGGAGCCGGCAGGGCTTTGGGCCAGAGTCAGAAGCTGCGGTCCTGTCAAGGCACTGAGACTTTGGAGTATGAGACAGGGCCTGGAGAAGTGCAGCAGATGCTGCAGCAGGAGAGACCCAAGAACTGTCACTTCCCCCAGGTCCCTGGAGGCGGCCATTTCCACCTGAGAGGACAAAGACGGGCAGTTAGGAGGCAGCCACCAAACCGCCACCTCACTTGGATGAAGCCAAGAGATCCCAGCGGCCTCACCTCGGTGGCGAGGCGCTTCCTCAGCTCTGGGAGGTCTGGTTCCCAACTAGTCACAGGCTTGGCCTCTCCCCTACCTCACCCACCTGGTGCTCCATGGGcactgccccctcctcctccgccAGTCCATAGTACACCTCATAAGCCATCAAAGTGGCAAAGAGGGGCACACAGGCCACTTGCCGGGAAGAGGGCTCTGCACAGTGGAATGCCTAGAAGGGAAGACAGAACGTGATGAAGCTGAGAACTACCTTATCCGACACCTCGGCTTTCCAGCCAGGACAGGTGCCTGACTCCACAAGAACATAAGCTGCATGAGGAGAGGATCTTATCTTCCTTGCTGTATTCACAGCCTCCATATATATAATAGgggctgaataaatattttttccttaaaacttctttctttgtctgaggagacacttTTCATTCCAGGGCCATGAGATGGCTCTGGCTTCATTTCCCCCATACCTGTGAACTCGCTGGGTATCAGATCCCATGGGTCCAGAAATACAACAACTGAAGATTAGCTAAATCCTAGCAGATAGAACTTGAACTCAGGGTACAAATGGGTTGCAGGTAACCCCCACTGACCTCCAACAACAGCTGCAGGACCTGGGCTTGGTGGGTCCCAACTCTGCGGCAGGCGCCAACCAGGGCAATGACTACCCCTGGGTGACCCTGGGCCAGCACAGCTTCCAGGGCGGGGCTCAGCTCCTCAAACACAGGGGACAGCTGAGGGGAGACATGGGATAAATAATTTGACATTCTGGTAATGGTGGGCTAAGTTATTCGATGAAATCTTCCTGCCAAAAGCAACTAAAAAGGTTAGGTAAAACATGGAAGCATTGGCAATAGCAAGACTTTGGTCTGGATGGATAAGGAAGGTCCAGAACAAAAGGATCTGTCTTAGAGGTGAGCCCTCACATGGAGAGGGGAAGGATAAGGGAGGACTAGAATTAAACCTGCCCTTCCATCCTAGCTCTCAACCCAGGGGATCCTGGCAAAGCATGCCTTGGCACTAACCagcaaggagaaagagaagctaCGAAAGCAGTTCTGCTGCTCGCGTGGATTTGCAGCCAAGCACCCAGACACTAAGCAAGCCACGGAAGCTCAGGCTGAGAACTTGGATTAAGCCAATCTCCTACTGACACTGGCACCTGAGAAAAGCTAAAGCACATCCTTTCTGGGAAGAAGGCACCTTCACCCTAAGCTCTGGGAAGCCTCCAGGAGTGACTTCTCAAGGGGAATGGCCAGCACGCTGTTGGAAATACAGAGGCATGTACACAATAAACCAAAGCCCAGTGAACAAGAactaacagaaacagacttggCCAAGTTCTCAACTCACCAGCTCAGGGGTGGTGATAGCATCCAAGAAACGCTGCAAAGGGAAGTTGGCAATAGAATGTGCAGCCAAGGCCTGCAGCTGTCCTTGGAGGTGATCTTCAAAGAGGCTCTGGAGCCTTGGGGGCTCTGACACTAGCAGCACCTGCTCCAGGAGCCTGGAGCTTGTCTGATCTCGCAGAAACAGCAATAGGGGGCTGAGGACAAGGAGAAGACGATCAGGTAGTCTTCACTTTGTTCAAAATACTCACATCACTGGACTTACACGGTGATCATTTTGAAGCGTACTGAAATAGCAAATCACTACAttgtgtaacaggaactaacataatgttgtaggtcaattacacTTCAAGAACAAACGAACaaggaaaagagatcagatttgtggttaccagagacaggggtcgggggcggggggggagggggaattgGCTGGAGACAATCAAAAGTTACAAAATTCCATTTATAAGGTACATATATACTAAGGATGTAATGcataacataataaatataacaaCACTACCGTACGTTATATACGAAAGTTATTAAGAAATTAAATCCTAAGAATTCCCATcactaggaaaaaaatttttttttctcatttctttaattttgtataaaaatgagatgatggatgttcactaaacttattgtggtaactGTTTCGTGAGGTAAACCAGTCAAatcatgctgtataccttaaaattatatagtgctgtatgtcaattatatctcaataaaactagacaaaaaagtaaaacaaaaaaataaacacacacatacagagaatggaaacaaacaaaatacccACATCGTGTCATTCATTTCACATGGCCCACCACCTTGATCAATCCTGAGGCCCTGTCCATACCTGCCATCCGCTGAGGAATTCCGGCTACTCAGATAGCCAATCACAGCACTGCAGAGGTGTGCACAAAACTGGGGCAGCTTGCGGTGTAAGATCTGTAAGGCCACTTGAAGGCAGAAGCTGGATATCTTGTCAGTGATAAACACTGTGGGGGAGGGCAGAAATAATAAAAGTAGCTTTCCCCCAATCCAGACAACCTACACAACCTCAAACCTCAGGCAACAGGGTACAAGGGACTATGGAGACAAAGGGTCTAAATAGAGCCTTTACAACATCAAACCAGGCAAGATttgaaaaagagacaaataagACCAATGGAAATAAGGGCCTTGTTTGATGATAATCCTCTCCAAAAAAGAAGGTCTGAGATCTTCCTCTATTTCCCTCCTTACCAGCAACGTCCTTTAGAAAGCAGGAGCTCAGGTTCTGAAGGCAATTCAAGAAGGTTTCAGGGACCTCAAAATCAGTTGGCTTACATTCCCGAGATGGGGCCTTTTGTGCTTCTGAAGGAAGATCAAGAACATATACAGTGGTGAGACCACAGACTGCCATCCTGAAGGGAGAAGAATCGCACAGCTGAATAAGGATGTGGCCTGGAGATGCAGAATGCATATGGTACAACTCAACGTCTCATCTCATCTCCATGACTGAACTGAGACTccatttcccttttaattttcctAAGGAACTTCAACGCATGGTCCATAGGAGACAGTCCAAACTCCTCAGTCAGGAATTCAAGGTGTTCCAAAATCAGGCCTCACCTAAACTCACTATCCTATTTCCCaatgtttttcaaaatgtagGTCCGCTGCCTGTAAGTGTATTATAGAATCAGTCTAGTGGGTCTCAACAAGCACTTTTTAATGTAACacacagaataaaatgaaaaaggaggacattccctggtggtccagtggttagggctctgcactctcactgcaaGGGGAAagggtgtttgatccctggttgggtaattaagatcttgcaagccacacatggcacaggaaaaaaaaaaaggtgggggggaggggaataTCAGTGGGTTGTATGTAGAAGggtcttgcttcctgacctttagCTTGAATccaatatgtgtatatacacacacatgtatattgaATGATGCTTGaaaattgttttcttactgtGAGCTGTAGTTAAAAAAAGTTTGAGAGGCAATGCTCAAGTGAATAACCTCTTCCACTTACCCCCATTCCTCTAACAGCTGTCCCCTAAACACACATAGGCATCCTCACCTCTGGGCCTCCATGCCCACTAATCTTTGGCCTGCTATATCCTTGTCCTAATTTCACTGCTAATTCTTCAAGGACATGAAGAAATCTGCTTACTCTCTCCTTCTGAACTTCCTAAACTctccttccctggaggtccacacCTCTTTCTTGTAATACTTACCAGGTGACTGGGAGCCACGGTGCCTGGCTCTCTCAGACTCCAGAAGAGTCCCTCCCAATACCTGCAGCAAAGTTCTGACCACGAAGCTGCCATGTGTGTCTccacaatagaaaagaaaatcatcacaGACCTCAGCAGCTAGTCCCAGGACCAGCTCCTCCAGGGTCTCCACGTGACCATccttcccatcctcctcctccccctcttcctcctctgcagGGCTCCCTAGCAATCGAGGCAGCTGCAGCAAAGCGCTTTGCAAAACGTGGACCCCACATCGATGACAGGCCACAAAGCGCAAACTGGAGTGCAGAGCGGCCCATACTCGACACAACGGCTTCCGGGGGCTGAACCCCAACAGTCCCTGCAGCATCTCACTGCCAGTCCGGTTTGTGGCCAAGGCTAGGGCCTGAGCTTCCACTTCCTTCAAAACATTGTGCACCATCAGCtctgaaaaaaaacaagaaatacatTAAAGAGAATTAGAGGAGGATAAGGTTATGCCTTAGGGGAGATGAAACTAAGTCCTCACACCCTGGGGACCCACGAAATTGTCCTTAACTGTCTTGAATTTTATGCCCAACCAGTTCCTCCCTTGATCCCTCTCCCCAAGTTGCTCCCTACCTCGTTCTTCTCCCGTCTCTGGGGCCTCTTTCAGCGCGGACAGAGCCCGGCGGAAATACCCCAGAGCTTCTGGGCTCAGGTGAGGGTGCGCATCTGGGGCCGGCTCCGAGCGCCCATCCGGAGGCGGGCAGGGATGTCGCTGGCGGCCTGGTCGGGGGCGCCCCGAGCCCTTGGCCCCGCGCCCTCGTTTTCCGCCAGCTGGGAACCGGCGCCCTTGTTTGTGGGGGGAACGCGGACCCAAGCCCATGGGTGCGTCGGGGCCGCTCCGCCCGGAAAAGCTGCCTTAGCCGCTGAGGGAACCTCAGTCAGCAGGGTGCGGGCCTGGGCCCGGCAGAGTTTAGACACGCCGGCGCGCTTAAGGCGCAGCATAATACGTCATAGCCTCGCGACGGCCTCTCTGGTGAAGGCGTGGCTGAGTCTCTGGATCGCGCCGCTGGTGGGTCCTGGCCTCCGCCCCTTGTCCAGGCTCCTGCGTGTCGTACTCTTTGACCCGATCCTCCGAGTCTCCTGCGGAAAGCGGACCGGAACGTGAACTTCCACTCGACCGTCGTCCTCTTGACTTCTTGTCCCGCCCCTGCGACCAGAATTAAAACTCCTCGACTTCGAGAACTTTGTGAGCCAGACGGCGCACAGCGGCAGCACAGGTGGCAGGTATGGAGTTCGAGCTCCCTACACATCGGGCTCAGGGCCCCTGGGCCTCGCGCCAACCCTCCACGCAGAAGCCGCACCTCTGGGCAAGGGGCCTGAGCTCCGTAGCTCAGGACTCTGCAAGACGTGCCGAGAGGGACTGCCCCGCCACAGTCCCACTCAGAGTCCCAGTAGGTGGCCGGCCTGGACAGCCCCACGCAGCCCCCTTCTTCCCTTCTTGGTCTCCCAAAAGGGACAGCTAACCTTGTCCCGGGCCTGCGCTAGTTATTCCTCTCAGAAACTTCTCTCCCCATCAAAGGATCTCAACCTTGGCTCCCCTTCCTAGCTCTATCAGGATCGCCCCCCTCCGAATAACGCAGTCTGCAGGCTTCCCTCAGAGCAAGTCCTTGGTTCCACAGATTTAACCCGTTTGCTTGCTGAGTCATGCCAGCTACCATGAAGGGCCAGGTGTGCGTGGTGACTGGTGCCTCCAGGGGTATTGGCAGGGGCATCGCTTTGCAGCTCTGCCAAGCAGGCGCTACAGTTTACATCACTGGCCGCCACCTGGACACGCTGCAGGCCACTGCTCAGGAGGTGAGTGCTTCCTCTGGAGTCCCTGGGGGCAGAAACCACCTGAGGGAGCTCTTTCCATTAACTACTCCTCTTAATCCCTTACCTGAAACCAAAATATTCCTCAATAAACATGAACATTTATTCTAAGTGGGATAAGTAAACCCCATAAGTAACTTCAGATCAGGGCACATTTTGCCATTAAGTGAATtttatgaaacaaacaaacaaacaactttaTTTGAAAGCTTTAGGGATTTTGGAATTGCATTTCAAGAGTTGTGGACCTgtgctctttctcttttcttgttaAGATTTTATTGAATTGtatgttttcatttgatttttctacTGAATTTCAGTTAAATAAATTTGGGGGTGCCTTTTATTTGCTAGGCACTGGGTGAAACAGTGGAGTTACCAAATTTAGTTAGACATAACTTTTGCTCTGAAGTCTAAGGCAGAAATGGATCATTTCAATGTAATGTGAATACAGGAAGTGATGAGATGAAAGTAATGAATATGAACATGATAAGCAATAAGTGAGTCCAGAATGTACTAGAAAGGTGAGTGAGCAGTTAGGCAGGGAGGTCAGAGGGTGGGGCCCAGAGCATGAATCTTCAGGATATGAAGATTGTTCTTGAATAAATTCTTCGTTAGAGGAGGGGACACATTTGTAGAAGGTGAGGCAGAATAGGAAGTAGAGATAGTTCACGTCTGAgagctttgtttttttcatttaccaGGCAGCAGTGTTGGTGGAGTGAGGGTAAGAAGGCTGGGATTGAGTTGAGATTCCAGATGAGTGGTGAAGGGTGGGAGCTAAGGGcacaagagatggacatgactaagaatgaaggaaaagaacTCCTTTCTCAAGGAACCTCCAAGCCTATTTGTCCCTCGGCCTCCACATGCAGAGTAATACAGTGCCCTGAACATAGTAGACCTCAGAAAATGTCTGCAAATTTTAAACCCGGGATTCCCTATCCCGCTTGCCCTACGACAGTACCTAGCATCACTGAAACTCCTCAAACAGACACCAGAGGGCAGTATTGCCCACCATGTTGCCTCAGCTCCTGCCTGAGTCCTAGAACTGCCTTAGCTCCCACCTTGGGGCTGACGGGAGCTGAATTCTGTCTCACGTTGTGCAACTCGGAGCTCATATCCCTTCTGTCCCTCTCCAGGCGCAATCCCGGGGAGGCCGGTGTGTGCCCGTGGTATGTGATTCAAGCCAGGAGAGTGAAGTGCGAAACCTGTTTGAGCAGGTGGATCGAGAACAGCAAGGACGTCTGGATGTGCTGGTCAACAATGCCTATGCTGGGGTCCAGGTGCTTTTCGAACTTTGACCCCAGCTTCACACTTCGGACCTCCCCCTCTGAGCTCTGAGTCCTCATCCCCACTGGTTGTCCCTTCCATTATCCAGCCCCTTCTTGCCTCCAGAGCATACTATTCATCTCTCTCCCTGTGCCTTCCAGTCGATCCTGAACAACTCCAATAAGTCATTCTGGGAAAGCCCCGCCTCCATTTGGGATGACATCAACAACGTTGGACTCAGGTAGGTGCTTCCCCGGCCACCCACCTAAGAGCCTGGGCTcctgtcagtcactcagccaaACATTAACAAGTgtcctctccttttccttctgatctcctcgtctccttcttctcccatctGTTCTATTTGTCCACTGACCTCTGAAGAAGTTTCAATCAGGTGAATCTGGACCCAGGAACGTCAACTTCTGCCTTGTTTCTGTCAGTAGTTTTCATCTGAACTTGCCCTTGCCGGCTCTCCTGTCTCACTCTCCGCTTGTCCAAATGCATGATCCATAAGGAAGCCTCTTTCCTTCGGTAAAGCATGCCACCTATAGTCGGTATGTCCAAACATGGCTAGAGGAAagaattgttttgttttagatCAGCAGAAGGTCAGTGAGGAAGATTGAGTGCCAGCCATCTTAGCCTTCCCCTCTTCACTCCAGGCCTACAGGCAAGAGTGTTCCAGGTGTGAGCAGAGAGGGCAGGGGTTTCACCTACATCTGGAAAAGGAATGAGATGAAACAGCATTTACAGCTCACCCAGCATGACATACATCCTTCAGGTCTGTGTTTATTGTTGGGAAGAGGGCACCTCTCAGAAACTATCCTGCATGGATGTGATCAGCCACCTGTGGGAGTCACCCAGAGATTATATGCAAATCTACATCTAAAGCATCTAAGGAAGCCCTCAGCTTCTAGTGGCAATCCCAGGGAAGCAGGATTACAATCCACTTGTCATTTCCAAAGTGGAATAAATGTTGTGAGGAGAGGGAGATGGTCAACCAAGAGTCAAGAAAACCCAAAGAACTAGAAATTGGCAACACCCATGTCCTTAGCTCTCTAAAGAGAGGGGCCTTCCACACTCTCATCTCTTGCTGGTCAGGGTTTTGAGCCTGCAAAGCAAAGGCCCAGACCCTGGTGCCAGAGCCCTGATGAATTCTCCAAAGCGAAGGTTACTCTGGGACCCTGCTGGAAGCGTACCAACACCTCCTCTCACCTCTCACACACATACTTGTGCCTTTCCTCTGCATTGCCTGAGGCTGGCCTTCTTTTTGATACCATAACTCACTCTACTTGTTTTCATTTGAAGtgtcctgtctcctgtgcaaaagaattgtttttctggttatcaagtatttttttttaaatataccgtGTAGACCAGTGTAATCATATTCCCCTAGTCACCACCCCTCTCTTTTGCCcgagatattgttgttgttgtttagtcactaagtcatgtctgactcttttgtgacctcatggaccatagcctgctagtctcctctgtccgtgggatttcccaggcaagaatactggagtgggttgccatttcctactccaggggatcttcccgacccagggatcgaactgacatctcctgcattggcaggtggattctttaccactgagccaccagggaagcccccaaatatacTGGGTAGATTAGTATAATCTTATTCCATAATCACCAACCCTTCCTCTTTTGCCTGAGATATAGCTGCTGTTAATAGCCTAGTATATATTCTACCATTCATTTAAATATTCCACTGGGAAGAGATACCATAATTTATCTAACCCCTTATCTGTTGCAATAGTGGGAAAAAATTAGGCTAAAAAATATGTACCTCAGAAATTTTAGTAAACATTATCAAACTGTCCTCTAAAAAGACCCCACCAATTTATAATCTCAGATCGATGAAGGAGAATATCTGTTTCCCCATGTCCTCTATCATACTGGACAATAACGGGCCACAAGGTCAGGCAAgtttggccattctaataagCCAAAGATATCTGAAGgtgttttttaaattcacatttctCTATTATTTGTGAAGTTgagcttttgttttttacatttgtaTCGGTTCTTTATTCTTTCGTGAGTTGTGTTACTAAATTATTCTTTTCACATCAATTTATAAGACGCCTTTGTAGAATAGATCCCTTTAATGTGTGGTTTACAAATATCTTTCCCAATTTATTACTTGTTACTTGCCTGCATGCTTTCCTCAGCTCTCCAAATGTACTtaaatgtgtatacatgtatgtatttgtatatctACGTATATACATGTCTTAATGTATAAGTCATTTATATCTTGGTGTGGTACTGAGACAAGCTTCCccatggtaaagcatctgcctacaatgcgggacacctgggttcaatccctgggtcgggaagatctcctggagaagggaatggcaacctgctccagtattcttgcctccccCCTCCAAAAAAGGGGCTCAAAgagatattggagaaggaaatggcagcccactccagtattcttgcctggagaatcccatggaggagcctggtacgctacaatccacagggtcacagagtcagacac is a window of Ovis canadensis isolate MfBH-ARS-UI-01 breed Bighorn chromosome 7, ARS-UI_OviCan_v2, whole genome shotgun sequence DNA encoding:
- the NOP9 gene encoding nucleolar protein 9 is translated as MGLGPRSPHKQGRRFPAGGKRGRGAKGSGRPRPGRQRHPCPPPDGRSEPAPDAHPHLSPEALGYFRRALSALKEAPETGEERELMVHNVLKEVEAQALALATNRTGSEMLQGLLGFSPRKPLCRVWAALHSSLRFVACHRCGVHVLQSALLQLPRLLGSPAEEEEGEEEDGKDGHVETLEELVLGLAAEVCDDFLFYCGDTHGSFVVRTLLQVLGGTLLESERARHRGSQSPEAQKAPSRECKPTDFEVPETFLNCLQNLSSCFLKDVAVFITDKISSFCLQVALQILHRKLPQFCAHLCSAVIGYLSSRNSSADGSPLLLFLRDQTSSRLLEQVLLVSEPPRLQSLFEDHLQGQLQALAAHSIANFPLQRFLDAITTPELLSPVFEELSPALEAVLAQGHPGVVIALVGACRRVGTHQAQVLQLLLEAFHCAEPSSRQVACVPLFATLMAYEVYYGLAEEEGAVPMEHQVEMAASRDLGEVTVLGSLLLQHLLHFSRPCLILQSLSALTGPQLLTLAQSPAGSHVLDAVLTSPSVTRKQRRRVLKLLKGHYVALACSRHGSRVLDAIWSGAALGARKEIAAELGERNQELIRDPFGHHVARNVALTTFLKRREAWEQEQGAVAKRRRALNSILED